A single window of Anomaloglossus baeobatrachus isolate aAnoBae1 chromosome 9, aAnoBae1.hap1, whole genome shotgun sequence DNA harbors:
- the LOC142251765 gene encoding olfactory receptor 8U3-like — protein MEEKNNTWFDFFIMKGISDLPQLQTPIFLLVLLIYLAIIGGNSIILLLIGKDRQLHTPMYYFLSHLSAMDICYSTVTMHQTLITYVTGDNSVSFSACIAQMYFYVAMLCGEFLLLTVMSYDRYVAVCNPLRYVLIMNSRVCSALASICWIIGFSEVAPAVFIIYDIHCFKTNKINHFFCDLMVIMKLFCYDASRMENLIYTESFFVAFMPFTLTLTSYIFIIRAILRIHSSAGRRKTFYTCSSHVTVVSFLYTTIICVYLRPSASHSLESEKLYTLFYTSLTPLINPLIYSLKNKDVKAAFKRLINK, from the coding sequence ATGGAAGAAAAAAACAATACTTGGTTTGATTTTTTCATCATGAAAGGTATTAGTGATTTGCCCCAACTGCAGACGCCCATCTTTCTCTTGGTTTTGTTGATATATCTCGCTATTATTGGAGGAAATTCAATCATTTTACTGCTAATCGGCAAAGACCGCCAGTTACACACTCCAATGTATTACTTCCTGTCACACCTTTCCGCCATGGACATATGCTACAGCACAGTCACGATGCATCAGACACTGATCACATATGTTACTGGGGATAACAGTGTTTCGTTCTCAGCCTGCATTGCCCAGATGTATTTTTATGTGGCCATGCTCTGCGGTGAATTTTTGCTCTTGACCGTTATGAGTTATGATCGATACGTTGCGGTTTGTAACCCTCTGCGATATGTTTTGATCATGAACAGTAGAGTCTGTTCTGCACTTGCCTCAATTTGTTGGATCATTGGTTTTTCCGAGGTTGCTCCAGCAGTCTTTATTATTTATGACATCCACTGCTTTAAAACCAACAAAATCAACCACTTCTTCTGTGATCTTATGGTCATCATGAAGCTGTTTTGCTACGATGCCTCAAGAATGGAAAACTTAATATACACAGAGTCCTTCTTTGTTGCTTTCATGCCCTTCACCTTAACCCTTACTTCTTACATCTTCATCATCAGAGCCATCCTACGGATCCACTCCAGCGCCGGCAGACGTAAAACCTTTTACACATGCTCTTCTCATGTGACTGTTGTTTCTTTTCTATATACGACAATAATCTGTGTCTACTTGAGACCTTCCGCATCACACTCTCTAGAGTCCGAAAAGCTTTATACACTGTTTTATACTTCATTAACACCCTTGATAAATCCTTTAATCTACAGCCTCAAAAACAAAGATGTGAAAGCGGCCTTCAAGCGCCTGATCAATAAATAA